The sequence GAGCGAAAAGAATGATGCCGACGCGCTGCTTACGACGGCCAAAGCATACGAGGCCCAGGGCTCGCAGGCCGAAGCCATCCGGTACTATCGCCGGACATATTTTTTCGCGGCTGATTCGGCCGCGGCAAAAGAGGCCGAGGCAAAGCTGACGTCGCTAGCCGAAGCGCTGGTGCCGCAATCGGCGGACGAACTTCAGGCTCGGGCCGAGCGTTTCTTTGAAACGCAGAAATGGGACCAGGCACACGCCACGTATCTTGCGTTAGCTGACCAGTTTCCGACATCGATCACGCCGCAGACGCGCGTTCGGCGGATAATCGTAACCTCGAACCTGAAGAAAATGGCCGACGCCCAAAGCGCCTTTGATTCGCTGCCGGAGGCCGCAACGAAAGAACGCGAAGAGGGCTATTATCAGCTCGCTCTCGGCTATGCAAAGGCCCGGATGTGGCCCGATGCTCGACGCGTGGCGAATGAGATGCGCCAGAGATTTCCGCACGGAGCCATGGTCCCAAGGATGCTGATCGACGTGGGCCTGGCCGCCCGCGACGGTAAGAGCCGAGCTGACGAAGGCTATTTTCTAAACCTCGCGCATACAGAATACCCAAACGCTATCGAGGTCGCGCAGGCACAATTTGAGGCCGCGTGGTTTCAACACGAGCAGGGAAGCCTGGCCCTCTCGTCACAAATGTTTATCGACCACCTTGCCCGTTACGTTGACAAGGACAATACAAATCGCGGGAAGGCCGGTTATTGGGCCGCTCGTGACTCAGAGCGGGCCGAAAAGTTTGCCGAGGCATGTGCGCTTTACGATGCCGTCATGTATCGCTATTCGGCGAATTGGTACGGCTATCTCGCCGCACAGCGTATGGCCGTGATGCGCTCGCAGCGGCGATGTGCCTCAACATACGCACCAAACCCGACTATCGCCAAGGCCGCCGCGAACCTCAAGATCGTCACGGTCGCGGCCGAGACAGCCCGCAAGCCCGAGCTTGACCGTGCGGCAAAGAGCGACGAGCTATCGATCGTCGGCCTTTTTGACTGGGCAATAGACGAGTTGAACGAAGCCAAGCGGACGGCGGGCAACAGCCCCTCGATCAACATGGCCCTCGCGCGCCATTACCGGTGGAAGGGCGACAACGTCAAGGCTTTCCTCGCACTCAGGGCCAGTTATCCTGACTATGCCCAGATGTTCCCCGAAGAGATGGGCCGCGAGGAATGGGAGATCTTTTACCCGCTCATCAACTGGGCCGAGGTCAAGTATTGGGCCGCGCAGCGTGGCCTTGACTCATATCAGGTCGCCGGCCTGATCCGTCAGGAATCCGTATTTGATCCGCGAGCCAAATCGCCCGCGAATGCATATGGCCTGATGCAA is a genomic window of Chloracidobacterium sp. containing:
- a CDS encoding transglycosylase SLT domain-containing protein, producing the protein MIQFLVKPAISIFLVMAAFSIGCSAQTEDQALASLRAMTSSGKLPAEAAVAAIESRFAGKRTGALAKLLRARIRLENGDAEGAAAMLDSDVFKKRTKLADHALWLRGKALSQAGKHAEAMVVLGELIKQYGDSVRMHDAKLLWASSAIAAGRAVEAPPMLVDLSEKNDADALLTTAKAYEAQGSQAEAIRYYRRTYFFAADSAAAKEAEAKLTSLAEALVPQSADELQARAERFFETQKWDQAHATYLALADQFPTSITPQTRVRRIIVTSNLKKMADAQSAFDSLPEAATKEREEGYYQLALGYAKARMWPDARRVANEMRQRFPHGAMVPRMLIDVGLAARDGKSRADEGYFLNLAHTEYPNAIEVAQAQFEAAWFQHEQGSLALSSQMFIDHLARYVDKDNTNRGKAGYWAARDSERAEKFAEACALYDAVMYRYSANWYGYLAAQRMAVMRSQRRCASTYAPNPTIAKAAANLKIVTVAAETARKPELDRAAKSDELSIVGLFDWAIDELNEAKRTAGNSPSINMALARHYRWKGDNVKAFLALRASYPDYAQMFPEEMGREEWEIFYPLINWAEVKYWAAQRGLDSYQVAGLIRQESVFDPRAKSPANAYGLMQLLVPTANSVAKKYISKTSSVTAADLYHAPLNIELGTAYLKDQFAKFGRIEYVAVAYNAGPGRVAPWRASLPAEIDEFVEAIPFKETKIYVQGVIRNTAQYRRLYDETGNFKPNVGSKPLRGLIDTTPRDQFVAANPEIAVDDKHGE